The Carassius gibelio isolate Cgi1373 ecotype wild population from Czech Republic chromosome B19, carGib1.2-hapl.c, whole genome shotgun sequence genomic interval gtgtttagagttaattagttgattcagatgattaggttaatagctcgtttagagaaccttttcatgatatgctaattttttgagatcggaattttgggttttcatgagctgtatgccaaaatcatcagtattaaaaaagacctgaaatatttcagttggtgtgcaatgaatctaaaataaatgaaagtttaatttttatcattacattatggaaaataatgaactttatcacaattctttgagaaggacctgtatgcaagtgtttaataggtgtatatgcacggacCAAGTTTATATGCaagtgtctgtaggtgtatgcacgcgtcaagtttatatgtatatgcaagttattcacaagagtgtatgcatacattgctaacattatacGTATTGGTATAGATTTCATTttagtgttcacgtgtatttcatacatgtatttttgaacatccagtagtatgcatgtatatgtgagtaatttataggtgtatatacacgtattttatgtatgtattcctAAGCGAAGGAATACATAagcggggagcagcagctcatttgcatttaaagagacaggcatGAAAAAAGTAATGTGCAGTTTGTGAACAAACGTGAGAACATTGACCAACAAAACACAGCTGAAACACAAGGGTGTATTTATACACAAGCTAACCATGGCTAACAATGGACAGGTGAAGATGATTAGTTGTCATGGTGATTAACAAGGGTAGCTATGTAGACAAGATAACAAGGCAGACCAAAGCCACTAGAAGGCAACCCTCCAAACTTAAGCCAAAAAAGCAAAAGTTACAGCTAAAGCTAACACTGCGTTGAAGGGTAGGAGACCAAATCCCTTTTTtaatggatgtcaatggaggaGAGGCATCACTGgctgaataaacagctttttgGAGGAACTGGCTTATAATTTAATTGAATCGACAACCTATCGGCTAAACTTCAGCatgttttatacaatatatatatatatttcagtttttgaaGCAGTACAgcacaaattttaaataaaacacataacttttaaaatattgttctGAAGGGCATAGAACcttttcataaaaaatgtataaaatgttcaattaaataCTCTAAACTTAAAACTGAAGAAATACAAAGCTCATACATCTACAAGATTGTCACTGTTTCACTCCACTATTgattctaaaacattttttgttattcagATGTAAATTTACTTTATCAAGGGATTCTTCATAAACAGTTCTTCAGAGCCACAAAgttcaatttaaaaaacaaaaaattgcatTTCTGTCTTATTTGTTAGGGTTATGAAAAggtcattattttacatttgaaatggGTTGAGAAAGAAACAATCAGCAAAAGTTTTGCTCTATGAACGCAATGATGAGTATTTTCAAAAACTGGGTACAATGAGGTGACATTATTTTACTCACCTTCAACCATGGATCATTAAAAGAaaattttaaagtgtaaaaacataaaaaaaattactttcaacATACTGTACCATGAATAAAGTGAGATAATACAATGACCTGTGTCAATATATCAAGAAAAAGGGTCCTCATGACACGACCTCTATAACTTATTACTGCCAACTCTGTGCCCTATCTAGTGGATCTTTTTAGCATGAATGATAAGGCAAGTTTAATGCACTTCAAGGCCGGACTCATTTTGCTCACGTCTCTCAAACACAGTATCTGGAAATTACATCAACTCTTCACTTCGAGGAAATGAAACTTAAGCGCCATTTAGCTGTAGTGTGTCTCTGCATGTAGTGAAATGGCTGAAGCCAGGTTTTCTCATGACCAGTTCAGCTGTTCAGTGTGTCCGGATCTACTGAAAGATCCAGTGACTattccctgtggacacagttactgtatgagctgcattacagactgctgggatcaAGAGGATGAGAAGAGAGTCTACAGCTgccctcagtgcagacagaccttcagaCCAAGACCTGCTTTAAAGAAAAGCACCATGCTGGCTGAAGTGGTGGAGCAACTGAAGAAGACTGAACTTCAAACTGGTGTTCTTGCTGGACCTGGAGATGTGGagtgtgacgtctgtactggaagaaaacaaaatgccatcaagtcctgtctggtgtgtctgACCTCTTTCTGTCAAAATCACCTTGAACAGCATGAGAATCTCTTCAAAGGAAAAAGACACGATTTAATGGACGTCACTAGATACATTCAGAAGATGATCTGcagtaaacataaaaaactgCTGGACATTTTCTGCTGCTCTGACCAGCGTTGTATATGTATGCTCTGCATGGTGGACAAACACAAAAATCATGATACTGTATCAACTGCAGCAGAGAGGAAAGAGAAACAGGTACAGACTGAAAGACACTGATGTGCttaatttaagcaattttgtgaaaacttttaaattCCTTAAACAGCtgtaattctgtaaaaaaaaaaaaaaaagcaaggaaGTCTTTGTGGCAGATTGCAACCGTAGCAAAagctatgcattttaaaatgaaaatgtacttgtGTAAACTTAACCTCAGTAGCACCTCTTGATATAGCCAAGCATTCACAGCaaaaacatgtatatattaaataaaggACTTAATACCATTAGCTGAGAAAGTGTGTAACGTGTAATCAAAGAcattagccagattagcatgtaATCAAAGGCATTCTGTGAGATGAATAAACAATGGCAGAAGTCCTCAAAACGTTTATTACTTTAAACATCACTCATATTTCTGTGATGTaacattatttgttttgtctTATAGAAGCATTTGGGTTATACACAGAGAAAATACCAGCAGCAAATTaagaagagaaataaaaaatgtagggaGCTGAGAGAAGCTGTGGAGATTCATAAGGTGAGTTCTGAAAGAAAGAAGAACTGCTGGTTTCAGACTCAGTTGGTTTCAGACTCTTCTTCAGATGGTTATTGAGGGTGATTTTCAGTCCCACTGAAGCACAGTAGACTGTGTGAGCAGCAGTACGAGCTGATTGTATTGTGTGTCTTACAGCaatctgcacagacagcagtggaggacagtgagaggatctttgGTAAGCTCATCAGCTCCATTGAGAAAAAACGTTCTGAGGTCACACAGATGATCAGAGATCAAGAAAAGACTGTAGTGAGTCGAGCTGAAACACTTATAAAGCAACTGGAGAAGGAGATTGACCAAATGAGGTCCATAGATGATGAGCTGGAGGAGCTTTCACAAACACATAATGACATCCATTTCCTCCAGGTTGAACCATGATCTCTACCATGGTAGAGTACCAGCAGAGTCCAAAAAAAATATGCACGctggtgtgaaaaagtgttggtcCCCTTCCTGAtttcttaattataatttttttgcatgtttttcacactttaatgtttcagatcaaacaaattaaaatattagtcaaagataacacaagtaaacataacatgcagtttttaaatgaaggtttttattattaagggaaaacaaaatccaaaactacaCGGCCCTGTGTTTGCCCCCCTGTTAAAACTTTGGTTTATCTCACCTGAGTTCAGTTTCTCTAGCCACTCCCAGGCCTGATTACTGCCACACCTGTTCACAATCAAGAAATCTCATAAATAGGACCTGCCTGACAAAGGGAAGTAGACCAAAAGATCCTTAAAAGCTAGACATCATGCCGAGGTCCAAAGAAATTCAGAAACAATTGAGAAAGtaattgaaatatatcagtctggaAAAGGTTACAAAgccatttataaagcattatgaCTCCGGCTAGCCACAGTGAGAGCCATTATTCACAAATTGCAAAAACATGGAAAAGTGGAGAACCTTTCCAATAGTGGCCAGCCAACCAAAATTTACAGCGACGACTCATCCAAGAGGTCACAAGACCCCACAACAACATCCAAAGAATTGCATGCCTCACTTGCCTCAGTTAAGATCAGTGTTCATGACTCCACCATAAGAAAGAGTCTGGACAAAAATGGTTCAAAGATGACTTTAAGCTGAAGCAACCTTGGGttctgcagcaggacaatgatccaaaacacaccagcaagtccacgtctaaatggctgaagaaaaacaaaattaagacTTTGGAGTGCCCTTGTCAAAGTCCTGACCTGAATCCTATCCTGTGGCATGACTTTAAAAAGGCGGTTCATGCTCAAACCCTTTTGATGTGGCTGAATTAAAAGAATTCTGCATAGATGAGTGgaccaaaattcctccacagcgTTGTAACAGACTCATTGCAAGTTATCGCAAATGCTTGAATGCAGCTGTTGCTGCAATTGGTGGCCCAAATAGTCATTAGGTTTAGGGGGCAAACACTTTTTCACACAGGGCAGTgttgttttggattttgttttcccCTAATAAAAAGTATCCTTTAAAAACTATATGTTGTGTTATCTTTTTTTACTAATGATCCGAAACATTAAAGTgcaacaaacatgcaaaaaaaaaaaaaaagagagaaatcggGAAGGGGgccaacactttttcacaccactgtatatatttaaaaaatatatctgaatttataaacatttatttatttttttacattgaaaatgtcTGTTGGTTTCCACAGTGAGACGCATCCAGATAATTCCTCCCCCAGGACATGTGatcaaaaaaaagctttttttagtcacaataaaacaacaaatccTCGAGGAAGAACAGTCTACtttttaactgaataaaaaattTTGTCACCTGCCCCTAGCTCTCGTTTTTGTGCAGTGCTTTGAAACCGAGCTaaacaaaattgtattattattggtATTAGTATTATTGGTATTAGTATTTGCTTTACTCTACTTGGAGTTTTGTTAAATTGTCTGAATGCATCATCAGTATGCATGACTTATTTGATGTGGAACCAacaataaatgtatgtatgtgtgtatgtgtgtgtgtgtgtgtgtgtgtgtgtgcgtgcaagacgaaaattttatttttgcttcTTAGACATATAAGCTTCTTATATAATTTCTATTAAATACTTAGAAATCTAGGGGACATGGTTGGTTACCTGAAATGGACACAtgttaaatatgcattataattttttctatCAACTTTCAATCCTGTCTACTATTTTACTTCTTTTTGTGCACTCTATCCACATGTCCTCAGTTATGGAACAATCAGTCACAAATAAAACTCTGATGGACACGCTCCAGCAAATTAAAAATGATATGCTGGCACATTTTGATGCTTAGTGCTTCCCTGTACTTAATTCATCTCGTTAACTTTGATGTTGCAAGGTTaatttatgttgttaatattcTTATTGCTGACTGAGTTCTGTTTTATCTCTGTTGTTGTTTCTCTCCTATGGTTCTGTTTGAAATATTagtattgtgttatgtatgtgtgtgtgtgtgtgtgtgtgtgtgtgtggatatattttgtgtttgtttgctctCATGCTGTCTGCCTCTCATCATTcatattatactgtattatacTCTATTTTCTCTAATTCTGCTTCTTTCAGTTTTCTTCTGTTCTTAAAGGATGGTTAATGGTCTTAAAATAATTCATGTAATTGAGGAGCCTATTGACCGAAACTTGATCAACTAAAAGCATGGCTTGTCTACAATAAACCTAGGGTTATTACAATATCTGAAACCTGGTATCTTCCACTATTACTGATAATGATATTAGTTTAGATGATTACATGCTGTACAGAACGGATAGAGGCTCTAAAGGAGGTGGAGTAGCCACATGTGTATCATTAAGATTACTGTCACAGgtgtctcaataaattagaatgtcgaggaaaagtccatttcagcaattcaactcaaattgtgtaactcatgtattaaataaattcagtgcacacagactgaagtagtttaagcctttggttcttttaattgtgatgtttttggctcacatttaacaaaagcccaccaattcacgatctcaagaaataagaatatggtgacatgccaatcatctaatcaactcaaaacacctgcaagggtttcctgagccttcaaaatggtagGCTAGGCAATCATTCACCTTGGGTTAGTGGGGAATTGGTAACTCTCTATAAAACCGAGAGATAGGGCCTGGGAAAGGAACCGTCTTACACAAGATATAGCTGACTGGGAGTCTTACAAGCACTTAAGAAATGCCTGTACTACTCAAACTAGGAACCTAAATCAAACTACTATAAAAATAGTTTATCAAATAATTGTAATAACCCTGACAATTCGGGAAGCAAATGAACAATTTATTAGGTAAGCCTGATGGTGCaccaattaatattttaatgaatctCCTTAAAAGGTGATGCTGCCCTAGGAAAGTATACTTTTAGTTTTGCTTaaactaaatataattaaaattacatttaagtatacttaacTTATACTTACAGAAATTcgaaatatatttgagctatacttgtGTTCCTTGAATCCCTGTTATTACTATTATATgatagagggcgctagtacacattttctgcacagaatttccaaaaatcacaagtgaagaagaaataGAAACACCAGATACAAACACATGTAACacaatcatctgacatgaaacagcattaaaactgtaacattatggaattttaattttctttctgaatctaattcatagtcttttttcagccttttgttcaacatgttttttcttt includes:
- the LOC127979100 gene encoding E3 ubiquitin/ISG15 ligase TRIM25-like; this translates as MAEARFSHDQFSCSVCPDLLKDPVTIPCGHSYCMSCITDCWDQEDEKRVYSCPQCRQTFRPRPALKKSTMLAEVVEQLKKTELQTGVLAGPGDVECDVCTGRKQNAIKSCLVCLTSFCQNHLEQHENLFKGKRHDLMDVTRYIQKMICSKHKKLLDIFCCSDQRCICMLCMVDKHKNHDTVSTAAERKEKQKHLGYTQRKYQQQIKKRNKKCRELREAVEIHKQSAQTAVEDSERIFGKLISSIEKKRSEVTQMIRDQEKTVVSRAETLIKQLEKEIDQMRSIDDELEELSQTHNDIHFLQVEP